One Festucalex cinctus isolate MCC-2025b chromosome 3, RoL_Fcin_1.0, whole genome shotgun sequence DNA window includes the following coding sequences:
- the LOC144015784 gene encoding B-cell receptor CD22-like isoform X4: protein MLIFFSRYIYLFTFIYKILIFIQFVLDLCDCNWCSGGMKNHTLVFFLLAFLLTASQCLDLPFEVSTQSVSIKEGSCIELTLTSNRDLPGLPVNWFWMKDSYWSASQNKFIGTVILSSDTNVWPVHPDFVGRVKIQDSLLPSQIWHAGTSLMSLMCDIKKSDNGSYSFIYQLAEGSPWAEASVVVKVEDNPCLVDIVHPTAMGQLNKLLFCNYNSQTCPVNLQLLDDNLPIRLPLVVSRNRIIAQIPNDWQNDGKKIVCQVQGNTDEYLRKYVTLDIPYSPNVVNVSFSEGVRFVQEGDSMMLVCTANGNPAPTFEWFKNDESLVKAARWLVSSASIKHSGKYKCVATNEWGSNESTIDVDIKYLPTVGISSNETTVKRGQNLLLSCLVKGGNPWPDTFSWYKDDKLIASQKDSTYLVESPVLREHKGRYKCKAYNAVYTEIYATSAPLLIDVEYMPRDASISIMGSANTEVKAGTSVMLQCTADANPKPYEYVWTLFSQDGPLLETLPDNKEHLLREMQPSDRFCYACSATNAVGASRVSEQLCIHVLYGPTNLGLHMPDKVPEGEMVFVLCLVESVPLSHLTLTRTARDQLSAGSVAAILDETSQNNVLSYSFKATWTDGGVYECEANNTEGRGSTQKTLQVTYAPRNVAVKANPSLVVNKNSMLKLQCVADSNPPIESVTWWKADSMYQNEADIQALIMTHITPDHAGIYSCVATNELGSARSPPVKVKVYSNLPEPVLSMPSKITEGELVSMLCSVQSDLLAVLTFTRVNSKLSSDWPGSSSHGNPVKNNTLSHTFKATSADSGVYVCEAGTAFGKRSTQKTLQVTYAPKDVAVRANSSLVLAENAKLVLQCDADSNPPVESVMWWKVNDTKPQNLPRGQTLTIESVKPADAGLYGCTATNEVGSASSPPVEVKIQNLKLMEVAMAIGTGSVSNQHGSERTAQGEPST, encoded by the exons atgcttatttttttttctcgatatatttatttatttacatttatatataaaatattaatatttattcagTTTGTTTTAGATCTGTGTGATTGTAATTGGTGCAGTGGTGGAATGAAGAATCACACCTTGGTTTTCTTTCTCTTGGCGTTTCTCTTGACAG CTTCTCAGTGTTTAGACTTACCCTTTGAAGTGAGTACCCAAAGCGTGTCTATCAAAGAGGGCTCGTGCATTGAACTGACCCTAACGTCCAATCGCGACCTCCCTGGGCTGCCTGTCAACTGGTTTTGGATGAAAGACTCATACTGGAGCGCCTCGCAGAACAAATTCATTGGTACGGTCATTCTCAGCTCTGACACAAATGTGTGGCCAGTCCACCCGGACTTTGTGGGCCGTGTCAAAATCCAGGACTCACTGCTGCCTTCTCAAATTTGGCATGCCGGAACTTCACTGATGTCCTTGATGTgcgacataaaaaaaagtgacaacggCAGTTACAGTTTCATTTATCAGTTGGCTGAGGGCTCACCATGGGCAGAGGCATCTGTTGTTGTCAAAGTGGAAG ATAATCCCTGCCTCGTCGATATTGTTCATCCAACCGCCATGGGACAATTAaataagttgttgttttgcaaCTACAATAGCCAAACATGTCCTGTAAACTTGCAACTTTTGGATGACAATCTGCCGATCCGGTTGCCCCTTGTTGTCAGTAGGAATAGGATTATAGCCCAAATTCCAAACGACTGGCAGAATGATGGCAAGAAGATTGTGTGCCAGGTGCAGGGCAACACTGATGAATACCTGAGGAAATACGTCACTTTAGATATACCAT ACAGCCCCAACGTCGTTAACGTAAGCTTCTCTGAAGGCGTCAGGTTCGTCCAAGAAGGAGACAGCATGATGCTGGTCTGCACCGCTAACGGAAATCCCGCCCCCACGTTTGAGTGGTTCAAAAATGATGAGTCGCTCGTGAAGGCGGCTCGGTGGCTTGTCTCGTCCGCCAGCATCAAGCACAGCGGAAAGTACAAGTGTGTTGCCACAAACGAGTGGGGAAGCAACGAGTCCACTATTGACGTTGACATCAAAT ACCTGCCGACTGTTGGGATCAGCTCTAATGAGACCACGGTGAAAAGGGGCCAAAATTTGCTCCTGTCGTGTCTGGTGAAGGGAGGCAACCCTTGGCCCGACACCTTCTCATGGTACAAAGACGACAAACTCATCGCGTCCCAGAAAGACTCCACGTACTTAGTAGAGTCGCCGGTGCTGCGCGAGCACAAGGGACGGTACAAGTGTAAAGCCTATAACGCGGTCTACACAGAGATATACGCAACGTCGGCCCCACTTCTCATTGACGTGGAAT ACATGCCGCGGGATGCCAGCATTTCCATCATGGGGTCCGCCAACACCGAGGTCAAAGCGGGCACATCCGTCATGTTGCAGTGCACCGCCGACGCCAACCCCAAGCCGTACGAATACGTCTGGACGCTGTTCAGCCAAGATGGGCCCCTGTTGGAAACGTTGCCGGATAACAAGGAACACCTGCTTCGCGAGATGCAGCCGAGCGACCGCTTTTGCTACGCGTGCAGCGCCACCAACGCGGTGGGCGCCAGCAGAGTCAGTGAACAGCTCTGCATCCACGTCCTAT ACGGTCCAACAAACCTGGGGTTGCACATGCCCGACAAGGTCCCTGAAGGCGAGATGGTCTTCGTGCTCTGCTTGGTGGAAAGCGTCCCGCTCTCCCACCTCACTTTGACCAGGACGGCCCGTGACCAGTTGTCCGCAGGGTCTGTCGCTGCTATCCTTGACGAGACTTCACAAAACAATGTCCTGTCCTACAGCTTCAAGGCCACCTGGACAGACGGCGGCGTTTACGAATGTGAGGCCAACAACACTGAAGGAAGAGGAAGCACACAGAAGACTTTGCAAGTCACAT ATGCTCCCAGAAACGTGGCGGTAAAAGCTAATCCGTCCCTGGTGgtcaacaaaaacagcatgctGAAGTTGCAGTGCGTCGCCGACTCGAATCCGCCCATCGAGTCGGTTACATGGTGGAAGGCGGACTCCATGTACCAAAATGAGGCCGACATACAAGCTTTAATCATGACGCACATCACGCCCGACCACGCCGGCATCTACAGTTGCGTGGCCACCAACGAGTTGGGCTCGGCGAGGTCACCCCCAGTGAAGGTCAAAGTTTACA GCAATCTGCCTGAGCCGGTGCTATCCATGCCTTCCAAGATCACTGAGGGTGAGCTGGTCTCCATGCTCTGCTCGGTGCAAAGCGACTTGCTCGCCGTCCTCACCTTCACCAGAGTGAATAGCAAGCTTTCGTCCGACTGGCCTGGCTCTAGTTCCCATGGCAACCCAGTCAAAAACAACACACTGTCACACACCTTCAAAGCCACCTCGGCCGACAGCGGCGTTTACGTCTGTGAGGCCGGCACCGCCTTCGGAAAAAGAAGCACGCAAAAGACTTTGCAAGTCACAT atgctcccaaagatgtggCGGTGAGAGCTAATTCTTCTCTGGTGCTGGCTGAAAATGCAAAGTTGGTGCTGCAGTGCGACGCTGACTCGAACCCGCCCGTCGAGTCGGTCATGTGGTGGAAGGTGAACGACACAAAACCCCAAAACTTGCCCCGTGGTCAAACCTTGACCATAGAGTCGGTCAAGCCCGCCGACGCCGGCTTGTACGGCTGCACGGCCACCAACGAGGTGGGCTCGGCCAGTTCACCCCCAGTGGAGGTCAAGATCCAGA ATCTTAAACTCATGGAGGTAGCCATGGCAATTGGCACAG GATCCGTCAGCAACCAACATGGGTCAGAAAGAACCGCCCAAGGAGAACCCTCTACCTGA
- the LOC144015784 gene encoding sialoadhesin-like isoform X3 — MKNHTLVFFLLAFLLTASQCLDLPFEVSTQSVSIKEGSCIELTLTSNRDLPGLPVNWFWMKDSYWSASQNKFIGTVILSSDTNVWPVHPDFVGRVKIQDSLLPSQIWHAGTSLMSLMCDIKKSDNGSYSFIYQLAEGSPWAEASVVVKVEDNPCLVDIVHPTAMGQLNKLLFCNYNSQTCPVNLQLLDDNLPIRLPLVVSRNRIIAQIPNDWQNDGKKIVCQVQGNTDEYLRKYVTLDIPYSPNVVNVSFSEGVRFVQEGDSMMLVCTANGNPAPTFEWFKNDESLVKAARWLVSSASIKHSGKYKCVATNEWGSNESTIDVDIKYLPTVGISSNETTVKRGQNLLLSCLVKGGNPWPDTFSWYKDDKLIASQKDSTYLVESPVLREHKGRYKCKAYNAVYTEIYATSAPLLIDVEYMPRDASISIMGSANTEVKAGTSVMLQCTADANPKPYEYVWTLFSQDGPLLETLPDNKEHLLREMQPSDRFCYACSATNAVGASRVSEQLCIHVLYGPTNLGLHMPDKVPEGEMVFVLCLVESVPLSHLTLTRTARDQLSAGSVAAILDETSQNNVLSYSFKATWTDGGVYECEANNTEGRGSTQKTLQVTYAPRNVAVKANPSLVVNKNSMLKLQCVADSNPPIESVTWWKADSMYQNEADIQALIMTHITPDHAGIYSCVATNELGSARSPPVKVKVYSNLPEPVLSMPSKITEGELVSMLCSVQSDLLAVLTFTRVNSKLSSDWPGSSSHGNPVKNNTLSHTFKATSADSGVYVCEAGTAFGKRSTQKTLQVTYAPKDVAVRANSSLVLAENAKLVLQCDADSNPPVESVMWWKVNDTKPQNLPRGQTLTIESVKPADAGLYGCTATNEVGSASSPPVEVKIQNLKLMEVAMAIGTDWIMMYIVAPFCGFLIVAFILICVCRVKRRSKRVLNISETAGSNADNTESKFSYSMINLSSVGKDPSATNMGQKEPPKENPLPDCSFPAEYL, encoded by the exons ATGAAGAATCACACCTTGGTTTTCTTTCTCTTGGCGTTTCTCTTGACAG CTTCTCAGTGTTTAGACTTACCCTTTGAAGTGAGTACCCAAAGCGTGTCTATCAAAGAGGGCTCGTGCATTGAACTGACCCTAACGTCCAATCGCGACCTCCCTGGGCTGCCTGTCAACTGGTTTTGGATGAAAGACTCATACTGGAGCGCCTCGCAGAACAAATTCATTGGTACGGTCATTCTCAGCTCTGACACAAATGTGTGGCCAGTCCACCCGGACTTTGTGGGCCGTGTCAAAATCCAGGACTCACTGCTGCCTTCTCAAATTTGGCATGCCGGAACTTCACTGATGTCCTTGATGTgcgacataaaaaaaagtgacaacggCAGTTACAGTTTCATTTATCAGTTGGCTGAGGGCTCACCATGGGCAGAGGCATCTGTTGTTGTCAAAGTGGAAG ATAATCCCTGCCTCGTCGATATTGTTCATCCAACCGCCATGGGACAATTAaataagttgttgttttgcaaCTACAATAGCCAAACATGTCCTGTAAACTTGCAACTTTTGGATGACAATCTGCCGATCCGGTTGCCCCTTGTTGTCAGTAGGAATAGGATTATAGCCCAAATTCCAAACGACTGGCAGAATGATGGCAAGAAGATTGTGTGCCAGGTGCAGGGCAACACTGATGAATACCTGAGGAAATACGTCACTTTAGATATACCAT ACAGCCCCAACGTCGTTAACGTAAGCTTCTCTGAAGGCGTCAGGTTCGTCCAAGAAGGAGACAGCATGATGCTGGTCTGCACCGCTAACGGAAATCCCGCCCCCACGTTTGAGTGGTTCAAAAATGATGAGTCGCTCGTGAAGGCGGCTCGGTGGCTTGTCTCGTCCGCCAGCATCAAGCACAGCGGAAAGTACAAGTGTGTTGCCACAAACGAGTGGGGAAGCAACGAGTCCACTATTGACGTTGACATCAAAT ACCTGCCGACTGTTGGGATCAGCTCTAATGAGACCACGGTGAAAAGGGGCCAAAATTTGCTCCTGTCGTGTCTGGTGAAGGGAGGCAACCCTTGGCCCGACACCTTCTCATGGTACAAAGACGACAAACTCATCGCGTCCCAGAAAGACTCCACGTACTTAGTAGAGTCGCCGGTGCTGCGCGAGCACAAGGGACGGTACAAGTGTAAAGCCTATAACGCGGTCTACACAGAGATATACGCAACGTCGGCCCCACTTCTCATTGACGTGGAAT ACATGCCGCGGGATGCCAGCATTTCCATCATGGGGTCCGCCAACACCGAGGTCAAAGCGGGCACATCCGTCATGTTGCAGTGCACCGCCGACGCCAACCCCAAGCCGTACGAATACGTCTGGACGCTGTTCAGCCAAGATGGGCCCCTGTTGGAAACGTTGCCGGATAACAAGGAACACCTGCTTCGCGAGATGCAGCCGAGCGACCGCTTTTGCTACGCGTGCAGCGCCACCAACGCGGTGGGCGCCAGCAGAGTCAGTGAACAGCTCTGCATCCACGTCCTAT ACGGTCCAACAAACCTGGGGTTGCACATGCCCGACAAGGTCCCTGAAGGCGAGATGGTCTTCGTGCTCTGCTTGGTGGAAAGCGTCCCGCTCTCCCACCTCACTTTGACCAGGACGGCCCGTGACCAGTTGTCCGCAGGGTCTGTCGCTGCTATCCTTGACGAGACTTCACAAAACAATGTCCTGTCCTACAGCTTCAAGGCCACCTGGACAGACGGCGGCGTTTACGAATGTGAGGCCAACAACACTGAAGGAAGAGGAAGCACACAGAAGACTTTGCAAGTCACAT ATGCTCCCAGAAACGTGGCGGTAAAAGCTAATCCGTCCCTGGTGgtcaacaaaaacagcatgctGAAGTTGCAGTGCGTCGCCGACTCGAATCCGCCCATCGAGTCGGTTACATGGTGGAAGGCGGACTCCATGTACCAAAATGAGGCCGACATACAAGCTTTAATCATGACGCACATCACGCCCGACCACGCCGGCATCTACAGTTGCGTGGCCACCAACGAGTTGGGCTCGGCGAGGTCACCCCCAGTGAAGGTCAAAGTTTACA GCAATCTGCCTGAGCCGGTGCTATCCATGCCTTCCAAGATCACTGAGGGTGAGCTGGTCTCCATGCTCTGCTCGGTGCAAAGCGACTTGCTCGCCGTCCTCACCTTCACCAGAGTGAATAGCAAGCTTTCGTCCGACTGGCCTGGCTCTAGTTCCCATGGCAACCCAGTCAAAAACAACACACTGTCACACACCTTCAAAGCCACCTCGGCCGACAGCGGCGTTTACGTCTGTGAGGCCGGCACCGCCTTCGGAAAAAGAAGCACGCAAAAGACTTTGCAAGTCACAT atgctcccaaagatgtggCGGTGAGAGCTAATTCTTCTCTGGTGCTGGCTGAAAATGCAAAGTTGGTGCTGCAGTGCGACGCTGACTCGAACCCGCCCGTCGAGTCGGTCATGTGGTGGAAGGTGAACGACACAAAACCCCAAAACTTGCCCCGTGGTCAAACCTTGACCATAGAGTCGGTCAAGCCCGCCGACGCCGGCTTGTACGGCTGCACGGCCACCAACGAGGTGGGCTCGGCCAGTTCACCCCCAGTGGAGGTCAAGATCCAGA ATCTTAAACTCATGGAGGTAGCCATGGCAATTGGCACAG ATTGGATCATGATGTACATCGTCGCTCCTTTTTGCGGATTCTTAATCGTGGCGTTCATTTTAATCTGCGTGTGCAGAGT GAAGAGACGATCAAAGCGGGTCTTGAACATCTCTGAGACCGCCGGGTCAAACGCAGATAACAC CGAGAGCAAATTCAGTTACAGCATGATCAACCTTTCCTCTGTTGGAAAG GATCCGTCAGCAACCAACATGGGTCAGAAAGAACCGCCCAAGGAGAACCCTCTACCTGATTGCTCTTTCCCAGCTGAATACTTATGA
- the LOC144015784 gene encoding B-cell receptor CD22-like isoform X6, with protein sequence MKDSYWSASQNKFIGTVILSSDTNVWPVHPDFVGRVKIQDSLLPSQIWHAGTSLMSLMCDIKKSDNGSYSFIYQLAEGSPWAEASVVVKVEDNPCLVDIVHPTAMGQLNKLLFCNYNSQTCPVNLQLLDDNLPIRLPLVVSRNRIIAQIPNDWQNDGKKIVCQVQGNTDEYLRKYVTLDIPYSPNVVNVSFSEGVRFVQEGDSMMLVCTANGNPAPTFEWFKNDESLVKAARWLVSSASIKHSGKYKCVATNEWGSNESTIDVDIKYLPTVGISSNETTVKRGQNLLLSCLVKGGNPWPDTFSWYKDDKLIASQKDSTYLVESPVLREHKGRYKCKAYNAVYTEIYATSAPLLIDVEYMPRDASISIMGSANTEVKAGTSVMLQCTADANPKPYEYVWTLFSQDGPLLETLPDNKEHLLREMQPSDRFCYACSATNAVGASRVSEQLCIHVLYGPTNLGLHMPDKVPEGEMVFVLCLVESVPLSHLTLTRTARDQLSAGSVAAILDETSQNNVLSYSFKATWTDGGVYECEANNTEGRGSTQKTLQVTYAPRNVAVKANPSLVVNKNSMLKLQCVADSNPPIESVTWWKADSMYQNEADIQALIMTHITPDHAGIYSCVATNELGSARSPPVKVKVYSNLPEPVLSMPSKITEGELVSMLCSVQSDLLAVLTFTRVNSKLSSDWPGSSSHGNPVKNNTLSHTFKATSADSGVYVCEAGTAFGKRSTQKTLQVTYAPKDVAVRANSSLVLAENAKLVLQCDADSNPPVESVMWWKVNDTKPQNLPRGQTLTIESVKPADAGLYGCTATNEVGSASSPPVEVKIQNLKLMEVAMAIGTDWIMMYIVAPFCGFLIVAFILICVCRVKRRSKRVLNISETAGSNADNTESKFSYSMINLSSVGKDPSATNMGQKEPPKENPLPDCSFPAEYL encoded by the exons ATGAAAGACTCATACTGGAGCGCCTCGCAGAACAAATTCATTGGTACGGTCATTCTCAGCTCTGACACAAATGTGTGGCCAGTCCACCCGGACTTTGTGGGCCGTGTCAAAATCCAGGACTCACTGCTGCCTTCTCAAATTTGGCATGCCGGAACTTCACTGATGTCCTTGATGTgcgacataaaaaaaagtgacaacggCAGTTACAGTTTCATTTATCAGTTGGCTGAGGGCTCACCATGGGCAGAGGCATCTGTTGTTGTCAAAGTGGAAG ATAATCCCTGCCTCGTCGATATTGTTCATCCAACCGCCATGGGACAATTAaataagttgttgttttgcaaCTACAATAGCCAAACATGTCCTGTAAACTTGCAACTTTTGGATGACAATCTGCCGATCCGGTTGCCCCTTGTTGTCAGTAGGAATAGGATTATAGCCCAAATTCCAAACGACTGGCAGAATGATGGCAAGAAGATTGTGTGCCAGGTGCAGGGCAACACTGATGAATACCTGAGGAAATACGTCACTTTAGATATACCAT ACAGCCCCAACGTCGTTAACGTAAGCTTCTCTGAAGGCGTCAGGTTCGTCCAAGAAGGAGACAGCATGATGCTGGTCTGCACCGCTAACGGAAATCCCGCCCCCACGTTTGAGTGGTTCAAAAATGATGAGTCGCTCGTGAAGGCGGCTCGGTGGCTTGTCTCGTCCGCCAGCATCAAGCACAGCGGAAAGTACAAGTGTGTTGCCACAAACGAGTGGGGAAGCAACGAGTCCACTATTGACGTTGACATCAAAT ACCTGCCGACTGTTGGGATCAGCTCTAATGAGACCACGGTGAAAAGGGGCCAAAATTTGCTCCTGTCGTGTCTGGTGAAGGGAGGCAACCCTTGGCCCGACACCTTCTCATGGTACAAAGACGACAAACTCATCGCGTCCCAGAAAGACTCCACGTACTTAGTAGAGTCGCCGGTGCTGCGCGAGCACAAGGGACGGTACAAGTGTAAAGCCTATAACGCGGTCTACACAGAGATATACGCAACGTCGGCCCCACTTCTCATTGACGTGGAAT ACATGCCGCGGGATGCCAGCATTTCCATCATGGGGTCCGCCAACACCGAGGTCAAAGCGGGCACATCCGTCATGTTGCAGTGCACCGCCGACGCCAACCCCAAGCCGTACGAATACGTCTGGACGCTGTTCAGCCAAGATGGGCCCCTGTTGGAAACGTTGCCGGATAACAAGGAACACCTGCTTCGCGAGATGCAGCCGAGCGACCGCTTTTGCTACGCGTGCAGCGCCACCAACGCGGTGGGCGCCAGCAGAGTCAGTGAACAGCTCTGCATCCACGTCCTAT ACGGTCCAACAAACCTGGGGTTGCACATGCCCGACAAGGTCCCTGAAGGCGAGATGGTCTTCGTGCTCTGCTTGGTGGAAAGCGTCCCGCTCTCCCACCTCACTTTGACCAGGACGGCCCGTGACCAGTTGTCCGCAGGGTCTGTCGCTGCTATCCTTGACGAGACTTCACAAAACAATGTCCTGTCCTACAGCTTCAAGGCCACCTGGACAGACGGCGGCGTTTACGAATGTGAGGCCAACAACACTGAAGGAAGAGGAAGCACACAGAAGACTTTGCAAGTCACAT ATGCTCCCAGAAACGTGGCGGTAAAAGCTAATCCGTCCCTGGTGgtcaacaaaaacagcatgctGAAGTTGCAGTGCGTCGCCGACTCGAATCCGCCCATCGAGTCGGTTACATGGTGGAAGGCGGACTCCATGTACCAAAATGAGGCCGACATACAAGCTTTAATCATGACGCACATCACGCCCGACCACGCCGGCATCTACAGTTGCGTGGCCACCAACGAGTTGGGCTCGGCGAGGTCACCCCCAGTGAAGGTCAAAGTTTACA GCAATCTGCCTGAGCCGGTGCTATCCATGCCTTCCAAGATCACTGAGGGTGAGCTGGTCTCCATGCTCTGCTCGGTGCAAAGCGACTTGCTCGCCGTCCTCACCTTCACCAGAGTGAATAGCAAGCTTTCGTCCGACTGGCCTGGCTCTAGTTCCCATGGCAACCCAGTCAAAAACAACACACTGTCACACACCTTCAAAGCCACCTCGGCCGACAGCGGCGTTTACGTCTGTGAGGCCGGCACCGCCTTCGGAAAAAGAAGCACGCAAAAGACTTTGCAAGTCACAT atgctcccaaagatgtggCGGTGAGAGCTAATTCTTCTCTGGTGCTGGCTGAAAATGCAAAGTTGGTGCTGCAGTGCGACGCTGACTCGAACCCGCCCGTCGAGTCGGTCATGTGGTGGAAGGTGAACGACACAAAACCCCAAAACTTGCCCCGTGGTCAAACCTTGACCATAGAGTCGGTCAAGCCCGCCGACGCCGGCTTGTACGGCTGCACGGCCACCAACGAGGTGGGCTCGGCCAGTTCACCCCCAGTGGAGGTCAAGATCCAGA ATCTTAAACTCATGGAGGTAGCCATGGCAATTGGCACAG ATTGGATCATGATGTACATCGTCGCTCCTTTTTGCGGATTCTTAATCGTGGCGTTCATTTTAATCTGCGTGTGCAGAGT GAAGAGACGATCAAAGCGGGTCTTGAACATCTCTGAGACCGCCGGGTCAAACGCAGATAACAC CGAGAGCAAATTCAGTTACAGCATGATCAACCTTTCCTCTGTTGGAAAG GATCCGTCAGCAACCAACATGGGTCAGAAAGAACCGCCCAAGGAGAACCCTCTACCTGATTGCTCTTTCCCAGCTGAATACTTATGA
- the LOC144015784 gene encoding B-cell receptor CD22-like isoform X7: protein MGQLNKLLFCNYNSQTCPVNLQLLDDNLPIRLPLVVSRNRIIAQIPNDWQNDGKKIVCQVQGNTDEYLRKYVTLDIPYSPNVVNVSFSEGVRFVQEGDSMMLVCTANGNPAPTFEWFKNDESLVKAARWLVSSASIKHSGKYKCVATNEWGSNESTIDVDIKYLPTVGISSNETTVKRGQNLLLSCLVKGGNPWPDTFSWYKDDKLIASQKDSTYLVESPVLREHKGRYKCKAYNAVYTEIYATSAPLLIDVEYMPRDASISIMGSANTEVKAGTSVMLQCTADANPKPYEYVWTLFSQDGPLLETLPDNKEHLLREMQPSDRFCYACSATNAVGASRVSEQLCIHVLYGPTNLGLHMPDKVPEGEMVFVLCLVESVPLSHLTLTRTARDQLSAGSVAAILDETSQNNVLSYSFKATWTDGGVYECEANNTEGRGSTQKTLQVTYAPRNVAVKANPSLVVNKNSMLKLQCVADSNPPIESVTWWKADSMYQNEADIQALIMTHITPDHAGIYSCVATNELGSARSPPVKVKVYSNLPEPVLSMPSKITEGELVSMLCSVQSDLLAVLTFTRVNSKLSSDWPGSSSHGNPVKNNTLSHTFKATSADSGVYVCEAGTAFGKRSTQKTLQVTYAPKDVAVRANSSLVLAENAKLVLQCDADSNPPVESVMWWKVNDTKPQNLPRGQTLTIESVKPADAGLYGCTATNEVGSASSPPVEVKIQNLKLMEVAMAIGTDWIMMYIVAPFCGFLIVAFILICVCRVKRRSKRVLNISETAGSNADNTESKFSYSMINLSSVGKDPSATNMGQKEPPKENPLPDCSFPAEYL from the exons ATGGGACAATTAaataagttgttgttttgcaaCTACAATAGCCAAACATGTCCTGTAAACTTGCAACTTTTGGATGACAATCTGCCGATCCGGTTGCCCCTTGTTGTCAGTAGGAATAGGATTATAGCCCAAATTCCAAACGACTGGCAGAATGATGGCAAGAAGATTGTGTGCCAGGTGCAGGGCAACACTGATGAATACCTGAGGAAATACGTCACTTTAGATATACCAT ACAGCCCCAACGTCGTTAACGTAAGCTTCTCTGAAGGCGTCAGGTTCGTCCAAGAAGGAGACAGCATGATGCTGGTCTGCACCGCTAACGGAAATCCCGCCCCCACGTTTGAGTGGTTCAAAAATGATGAGTCGCTCGTGAAGGCGGCTCGGTGGCTTGTCTCGTCCGCCAGCATCAAGCACAGCGGAAAGTACAAGTGTGTTGCCACAAACGAGTGGGGAAGCAACGAGTCCACTATTGACGTTGACATCAAAT ACCTGCCGACTGTTGGGATCAGCTCTAATGAGACCACGGTGAAAAGGGGCCAAAATTTGCTCCTGTCGTGTCTGGTGAAGGGAGGCAACCCTTGGCCCGACACCTTCTCATGGTACAAAGACGACAAACTCATCGCGTCCCAGAAAGACTCCACGTACTTAGTAGAGTCGCCGGTGCTGCGCGAGCACAAGGGACGGTACAAGTGTAAAGCCTATAACGCGGTCTACACAGAGATATACGCAACGTCGGCCCCACTTCTCATTGACGTGGAAT ACATGCCGCGGGATGCCAGCATTTCCATCATGGGGTCCGCCAACACCGAGGTCAAAGCGGGCACATCCGTCATGTTGCAGTGCACCGCCGACGCCAACCCCAAGCCGTACGAATACGTCTGGACGCTGTTCAGCCAAGATGGGCCCCTGTTGGAAACGTTGCCGGATAACAAGGAACACCTGCTTCGCGAGATGCAGCCGAGCGACCGCTTTTGCTACGCGTGCAGCGCCACCAACGCGGTGGGCGCCAGCAGAGTCAGTGAACAGCTCTGCATCCACGTCCTAT ACGGTCCAACAAACCTGGGGTTGCACATGCCCGACAAGGTCCCTGAAGGCGAGATGGTCTTCGTGCTCTGCTTGGTGGAAAGCGTCCCGCTCTCCCACCTCACTTTGACCAGGACGGCCCGTGACCAGTTGTCCGCAGGGTCTGTCGCTGCTATCCTTGACGAGACTTCACAAAACAATGTCCTGTCCTACAGCTTCAAGGCCACCTGGACAGACGGCGGCGTTTACGAATGTGAGGCCAACAACACTGAAGGAAGAGGAAGCACACAGAAGACTTTGCAAGTCACAT ATGCTCCCAGAAACGTGGCGGTAAAAGCTAATCCGTCCCTGGTGgtcaacaaaaacagcatgctGAAGTTGCAGTGCGTCGCCGACTCGAATCCGCCCATCGAGTCGGTTACATGGTGGAAGGCGGACTCCATGTACCAAAATGAGGCCGACATACAAGCTTTAATCATGACGCACATCACGCCCGACCACGCCGGCATCTACAGTTGCGTGGCCACCAACGAGTTGGGCTCGGCGAGGTCACCCCCAGTGAAGGTCAAAGTTTACA GCAATCTGCCTGAGCCGGTGCTATCCATGCCTTCCAAGATCACTGAGGGTGAGCTGGTCTCCATGCTCTGCTCGGTGCAAAGCGACTTGCTCGCCGTCCTCACCTTCACCAGAGTGAATAGCAAGCTTTCGTCCGACTGGCCTGGCTCTAGTTCCCATGGCAACCCAGTCAAAAACAACACACTGTCACACACCTTCAAAGCCACCTCGGCCGACAGCGGCGTTTACGTCTGTGAGGCCGGCACCGCCTTCGGAAAAAGAAGCACGCAAAAGACTTTGCAAGTCACAT atgctcccaaagatgtggCGGTGAGAGCTAATTCTTCTCTGGTGCTGGCTGAAAATGCAAAGTTGGTGCTGCAGTGCGACGCTGACTCGAACCCGCCCGTCGAGTCGGTCATGTGGTGGAAGGTGAACGACACAAAACCCCAAAACTTGCCCCGTGGTCAAACCTTGACCATAGAGTCGGTCAAGCCCGCCGACGCCGGCTTGTACGGCTGCACGGCCACCAACGAGGTGGGCTCGGCCAGTTCACCCCCAGTGGAGGTCAAGATCCAGA ATCTTAAACTCATGGAGGTAGCCATGGCAATTGGCACAG ATTGGATCATGATGTACATCGTCGCTCCTTTTTGCGGATTCTTAATCGTGGCGTTCATTTTAATCTGCGTGTGCAGAGT GAAGAGACGATCAAAGCGGGTCTTGAACATCTCTGAGACCGCCGGGTCAAACGCAGATAACAC CGAGAGCAAATTCAGTTACAGCATGATCAACCTTTCCTCTGTTGGAAAG GATCCGTCAGCAACCAACATGGGTCAGAAAGAACCGCCCAAGGAGAACCCTCTACCTGATTGCTCTTTCCCAGCTGAATACTTATGA